Below is a genomic region from Paraburkholderia phenazinium.
TATGCGCGAGCAGCGTGTTGACGAACTCGGTCTGATCGATGCGGCTCGACTTCGGTTCGAATACGAGGCGTACCGGCGCATCACGGCCCGATTCGTCGCGCACGGCGTCGAGCAGGGCGAGCATGGTCTGCTTCGTCTGCAGTTGTTCGGGCGTGAGCGTCTTCTTGCCGAGCTTGATCTTCGGATTGGTCTGCTCTTCGATTTCTTCGAGCACCTTCTGCGCGGCCGTGTTCGGTGGCAGTTCGGTGATGACCAGTTGCCACTGACCGCGCGCCAGGTCTTCGATCTTCCAGCGCGCCCGCACCTTCAACGTGCCACGGCCGCTTTCGTAAGCCGCGGAGATTTCCGCTTCGCTCGAAATGATCTGGCCGCCACCCGGGAAATCCGGCCCCGCGATGTGCTGCATCAGCTCGGCGTGCTGGATATGCTCGTTGCGGATCATCGCCACCGCTGCGGACGCGACTTCGCGCAGGTTGTGCGACGGGATTTCCGTAGCGAGACCCACCGCGATGCCCGAGGCGCCGTTCAGCAGCACGAACGGCAAACGCGCGGGCAGTTGCCGCGGCTCCTGCTCCGAGCCGTCGTAGTTGGCCATGAAATCGACCGTGCCCTGGTCGATCTCGTCGAGCAGCAGCTTGGCGATCGGCGTCAGGCGCGCTTCGGTGTACCGCATGGCCGCTGCGCCGTCGCCGTCGCGCGAACCGAAATTGCCCTGGCCGTCGATCAGCGGATAGCGCATCGAAAAGTCTTGCGCGAGACGCACCAGCGCGTCGTACGCCGACTGGTCGCCGTGCGGGTGGTACTTACCGAGCACGTCGCCGACCACGCGCGCCGATTTCACCGGCTTGGCGTTGTCGGAGAGGCCCATGTCGTTCATGGCGAACAGGATGCGCCGCTGCACCGGCTTCTGGCCGTCGCAGACGTCCGGCAGCGCGCGCCCCTTGACGACGCTCACCGCGTAGTCGAGATAGGCGCGCTCGGCGTAGTTGCCAAGCGTCAGGGAGTCGCCGGGCGCCGGCGCCTCGGTGAAAAGATCAGGCGTGTTGTCGTCCATCTAGATTCCGTATCCGTATGTGGCGTGAAGGAACGCTGCGCGAGCAGGCCTGGTAGAGGCGCTCAGCTCAGATATCCGCTTCGACTTCGTTACCCTTTTCTTCGAGCCAGCTGCGCCGCGAGGCCGCTTCGCCCTTGCCCATCAGCATGGTCATACGTGCGACCGTGGCGTCGTAGTCGAGCTCGCCCAGCGCAACCGGCGACAGACGCCGCGTGTCCGGGTTCATTGTGGTGTCCCACAACTGCTCCGCGCTCATTTCGCCGAGACCTTTGAAGCGGCTGATGGCCCACTGTGTCTCGCGCACGCCGTCCTTGCGCAGCTTGTCGAGGATCGCTTCGAGTTCGCCGTCGTCCAGCGCGTAGAGCTTCTGCGCGGGCTTCTTGCCGCGTGCCGGTGCATCGACGCGGAACAGCGGCGGACGCGCCACGCACACATGACCGCGTTCGATCAGTTGCGGGAAGTGCTTGAAGAACAACGTCAGCAACAGTACCTGAATGTGCGAACCGTCGACGTCCGCGTCCGAGAGAATGCAGATCTTGCCGTAGCGCAGATTGGACAGATCGATATGATCGTCGGGGCTGTGCGGATCGACGCCGATCGCCACCGAAATGTCGTGCACTTCGTTGTTGGCGAACAGGCGGTCGCGCTCGGTTTCCCACGTGTTCAGCACCTTGCCGCGCAGCGGCAGGATGGCCTGGTATTCCTTGTCGCGGCCCATCTTGGCGGAGCCGCCGGCCGAGTCGCCCTCGACGAGGAACAGTTCGTTGCGGGCGATATCCGTGGATTCGCAGTCGGTCAGCTTGCCCGGCAAAACGGCCACGCCCGAGCTCTTGCGCTTCTCCACTTTCTGGCCGGCGCGGGTGCGGGCCTGCGCCTGCTTGATGACGAGATCCGCGAGTTTCTTGCCATGCTCGACGTGCTGGTTGAGCCACAACTCGAGCGCCGGACGCGCGAACGACGACACCAGTTTCACTGCGTCGCGGCTATTCAGACGCTCCTTGATCTGCCCTTGAAACTGCGGATCGAGCACCTTCGCCGACAGCACGAACGAGACGCGCGCGAACACGTCTTCCGCGAGCAGCTTCACGCCCTTCGGCTGCAGATTGTGCAACTCGACGAAGCTCTTGACCGCCTGGAACAGACCGTCGCGCAAGCCGGATTCGTGCGTGCCGCCCGCGGGCGTCGGAATCAGGTTGACGTAGGACTCGCGCGTGAGCGCACCCTCTTCGCTCCACGCCACCACCCAGGCGGCGCCCTCGCCTTCCGCGAAGGTTTCTTCGTTCGAGCGCGAGTTCTCGGCGTAGCGTTCGCCTTCGAAGAGCGGAATCAGCAGGTCGCTGCCGTTCATGCCTTCGAGCAGATAGCCGCGCAGACCGTCTTCGTACTTCCAGGTCTGGCTCTCGCCGGTTTTCTCGTTGATCAGCGTGACTTCGACGCCCGGCAACAACACCGCCTTCGAGCGCAGCAGAC
It encodes:
- a CDS encoding DNA topoisomerase IV subunit B codes for the protein MSTKKPNAAYSEASIKVLKGLEPVKQRPGMYTRTENPLHIIQEVIDNASDEALGGYGRQITVTLHADQSVSVDDDGRGIPFGLHPEEGVPVVEIVFTRLHAGGKFDKAAGGAYTFSGGLHGVGVSVTNALSTRLDVTVWRDGKVAELGFANGDVAKQLQVRPAARGEKKSGTRVTAWANPKYFDSPNLPLGELQRLLRSKAVLLPGVEVTLINEKTGESQTWKYEDGLRGYLLEGMNGSDLLIPLFEGERYAENSRSNEETFAEGEGAAWVVAWSEEGALTRESYVNLIPTPAGGTHESGLRDGLFQAVKSFVELHNLQPKGVKLLAEDVFARVSFVLSAKVLDPQFQGQIKERLNSRDAVKLVSSFARPALELWLNQHVEHGKKLADLVIKQAQARTRAGQKVEKRKSSGVAVLPGKLTDCESTDIARNELFLVEGDSAGGSAKMGRDKEYQAILPLRGKVLNTWETERDRLFANNEVHDISVAIGVDPHSPDDHIDLSNLRYGKICILSDADVDGSHIQVLLLTLFFKHFPQLIERGHVCVARPPLFRVDAPARGKKPAQKLYALDDGELEAILDKLRKDGVRETQWAISRFKGLGEMSAEQLWDTTMNPDTRRLSPVALGELDYDATVARMTMLMGKGEAASRRSWLEEKGNEVEADI